A part of Limihaloglobus sulfuriphilus genomic DNA contains:
- a CDS encoding penicillin-binding transpeptidase domain-containing protein — MYNSRLKFLIILFTIMLGICLARLLWIQAALSEQNREIVSNIGIAPPRELPTLRGMILDRRGRPMAQEIADFKLCLLYRYIRLKDEKFWLANALFTAQDRGISPEDAIQYWHEELADELERTNELIAEFLGLPGITREIIETNLSEINSRIWRLREFFAMKRNFPNTEMTLSDYRSIPEEQRLIMEAQVNDLAEMHTQWHCVADINEQAKNAAQIRFIADDDVGIDVSSTRSYPFDETAAHIIGWVNPAQPDKGMFSSDELMKYKEGELAGFTGVEYVFEPLLRGRRGKVTYLGHNGEKEVIASEFGMNVNLTIDAVLQERIEDWVSNPQANKNSSKPTGIVIIDAATGEILASVSTPSYNLNKMRADFTEIKNSPNSPLKNRAMYSLYPPGSSIKPTILLAGMEEGKVTQHSIISCPPVPEENWPRCLLQRNGSCHDWRWQYEGGNNARNAIRGSCNIYFTKLAHRIESEKLQRWLYDIGFGRRILADADLSYAEVSLEQSRGLQESQGIISGSIPQKNVKTFEDLPPLPASERKWFGMGQGNLRVTVLQVANSMALIARGGVFIQPTLYRDKNRQAPPKQLGIADNTIETIKDGMSAVVYETGGTANTAYKESGFDDDTVELFGKTGSTEAPANAWFVGFAQDSRGRSVAIAVVIEGGLHGSSDAAPIAFKSFEILREEGYIGEFEDGR; from the coding sequence ATGTATAACTCACGGTTAAAATTCTTAATCATATTATTTACCATTATGCTGGGCATCTGCCTGGCAAGACTGCTGTGGATCCAGGCCGCACTCTCAGAGCAAAACCGTGAAATCGTATCGAATATCGGGATTGCCCCGCCAAGGGAGCTGCCAACGCTGAGGGGAATGATCCTGGACCGCAGAGGCCGCCCGATGGCCCAGGAGATTGCTGATTTCAAACTCTGTCTGCTGTACAGATATATCCGGCTCAAAGACGAAAAATTCTGGCTGGCCAACGCTCTATTTACAGCTCAGGACAGGGGTATCAGTCCGGAAGACGCGATTCAATACTGGCACGAAGAGCTCGCAGATGAGCTGGAGAGGACTAATGAGCTTATTGCAGAATTCTTAGGGCTGCCGGGAATAACCCGGGAGATTATCGAGACAAATCTGTCGGAAATAAATAGCCGTATCTGGAGGCTTCGGGAATTTTTCGCTATGAAAAGAAACTTTCCCAATACAGAGATGACGTTGAGCGATTACCGCAGTATCCCCGAAGAGCAAAGGCTGATAATGGAGGCGCAGGTAAATGATCTTGCGGAAATGCATACACAGTGGCACTGTGTTGCCGACATCAATGAGCAGGCTAAAAACGCTGCTCAAATACGCTTTATCGCAGATGATGATGTCGGAATAGATGTTTCCTCAACCAGAAGCTACCCATTTGATGAGACTGCCGCCCATATAATCGGGTGGGTTAATCCCGCCCAGCCGGATAAGGGAATGTTCAGCTCTGATGAGCTGATGAAATACAAAGAGGGAGAGCTTGCGGGTTTTACAGGAGTGGAATACGTTTTTGAACCGCTTCTAAGAGGCCGCCGCGGAAAGGTTACATACCTTGGACACAACGGCGAAAAAGAGGTGATTGCAAGCGAATTCGGCATGAACGTAAACCTCACCATCGACGCGGTTCTTCAGGAGAGGATCGAAGACTGGGTCAGCAACCCCCAGGCAAACAAAAACAGCAGCAAGCCTACCGGAATTGTGATTATTGATGCTGCGACAGGCGAAATTCTTGCAAGCGTTTCAACTCCCTCTTACAACCTCAATAAGATGCGGGCAGATTTTACAGAAATCAAGAACTCTCCAAATTCACCATTAAAGAACAGAGCCATGTACAGCCTCTATCCTCCGGGCTCATCGATTAAACCGACAATACTGCTGGCAGGCATGGAAGAGGGCAAGGTTACACAGCACTCAATTATAAGCTGCCCGCCGGTGCCGGAGGAAAACTGGCCCAGATGCCTCTTGCAGCGAAACGGAAGCTGTCATGACTGGAGGTGGCAGTATGAGGGCGGCAATAACGCCAGAAACGCCATTAGAGGCAGTTGTAACATTTATTTTACAAAACTGGCCCACAGGATAGAATCCGAGAAACTGCAAAGATGGCTTTATGATATAGGTTTCGGCAGGCGGATCCTCGCCGATGCAGATCTGAGCTACGCCGAGGTAAGCCTCGAACAGTCACGGGGCTTGCAGGAATCACAGGGTATAATATCCGGCAGCATACCCCAAAAAAACGTAAAAACTTTTGAAGATCTGCCGCCTCTGCCGGCATCAGAGCGTAAATGGTTCGGCATGGGCCAGGGCAATCTGAGGGTTACAGTGCTCCAGGTTGCAAATTCTATGGCACTTATTGCCAGGGGCGGTGTTTTTATTCAGCCGACACTCTACAGGGACAAAAACCGGCAGGCGCCTCCAAAACAGCTTGGGATTGCTGATAATACAATTGAGACAATAAAAGACGGCATGTCTGCGGTAGTATATGAAACCGGCGGAACCGCCAATACAGCCTATAAAGAATCGGGCTTTGATGATGATACGGTAGAGTTGTTTGGCAAAACCGGTTCGACAGAGGCTCCGGCTAATGCGTGGTTTGTCGGATTCGCCCAGGACAGCCGCGGCCGCTCTGTTGCGATTGCGGTCGTAATAGAGGGGGGGCTGCACGGCTCATCAGATGCGGCACCGATCGCTTTCAAGAGTTTTGAAATCTTGAGAGAAGAGGGTTATATTGGTGAGTTCGAAGACGGCAGATAG
- the mreC gene encoding rod shape-determining protein MreC produces MARHQVKKTKTKLFIALLGLSLFLLFTPQRITSSLNFFFVQLFKPALSIGKELPYRLIKPGSINYETVSRREYNRLWAAYKNLEADLDRLARDYETLAGYKAFFPNEEILVTTAGIITYQQDEYLSIDKGTSHGIRKGQYILGQNTIIGVIGETSSTTARVILVTDTKSNIPVIISREGKSKKITGNLKGTGLGSCKIDLVSTSQDVKPGDTVLAEAIPGKLPASRVIGEVVRAWPSESSPLLWDITVLPIYRASDLNNVAVITPEKE; encoded by the coding sequence ATGGCCAGGCACCAGGTTAAGAAGACAAAAACAAAACTATTCATCGCCCTTCTGGGTCTGTCTCTATTTCTGCTGTTTACACCTCAAAGAATTACCTCAAGCCTGAATTTCTTTTTTGTCCAGCTTTTTAAACCTGCACTGAGCATTGGTAAAGAACTTCCTTACCGGCTTATAAAACCCGGAAGCATAAATTACGAAACCGTCTCACGCCGGGAATACAACAGACTTTGGGCGGCGTATAAAAACCTCGAAGCTGATCTGGACAGGCTTGCCCGGGACTACGAAACGCTGGCGGGCTACAAAGCATTCTTTCCAAACGAAGAGATACTTGTAACAACTGCCGGAATAATAACCTACCAACAGGACGAGTATCTCTCGATCGACAAGGGCACCAGTCACGGGATAAGAAAAGGCCAATATATTCTCGGACAGAATACAATTATAGGCGTTATAGGTGAAACATCCTCTACAACGGCCCGGGTGATTCTTGTTACTGATACAAAATCCAATATTCCCGTCATAATCTCCCGTGAAGGAAAGTCTAAAAAGATTACGGGGAACCTCAAGGGAACCGGTCTGGGAAGCTGTAAGATAGACCTCGTTTCAACATCGCAGGACGTAAAACCCGGCGATACTGTGCTCGCCGAAGCAATACCGGGCAAGCTGCCGGCTTCCAGGGTTATCGGAGAGGTTGTCAGGGCGTGGCCCTCGGAAAGCTCGCCGCTTTTATGGGACATCACAGTACTGCCCATATACAGGGCATCCGATCTGAACAATGTTGCTGTAATAACCCCGGAGAAGGAATAA
- a CDS encoding rod shape-determining protein: MFRDAILGKFSTDMGIDLGTCNTLVCVRNEGIVLNEPSVVAVRKGTNIVLNNGSAVGEVAKEMLGKTPGSITAIRPLKDGVISDFEITEAMLSYFIKKVHGRGRLVRPRVVISIPSGITEVERRAVIDSAERAGARKVYLVDEPMAAGIGAGLPITEPTASMIVDIGGGTTEVAIMSLADISSCSSIRVGGDDFDESIISHLKRTYNLLIGEARAEKVKIQIGSAAPLGEEMTMEVAGRDTISGLPRKIVITSEEIREALKEPISQIIECVTVTLEKAEPELAADLIDNGIHICGGGAMLRSLDKVLSQATGISVTIADDPLTCVARGTNVYLENLEQWKDTMDQADYTWD; this comes from the coding sequence GTGTTCCGGGACGCGATTCTTGGCAAATTCAGTACTGATATGGGAATAGACCTTGGTACGTGCAATACTCTGGTCTGCGTGAGGAATGAAGGTATAGTGCTGAATGAGCCTTCGGTCGTGGCTGTGCGAAAAGGTACAAACATCGTCCTGAACAACGGTTCCGCCGTTGGCGAAGTAGCCAAGGAAATGCTCGGGAAAACCCCCGGCTCAATCACCGCTATCCGCCCGCTCAAAGACGGCGTAATCAGTGATTTTGAGATTACTGAGGCGATGCTGAGCTACTTTATCAAGAAAGTTCACGGCCGCGGCAGACTTGTACGGCCTCGGGTTGTCATATCCATACCCAGCGGCATCACGGAAGTTGAACGCCGCGCAGTTATTGACAGTGCCGAACGTGCAGGTGCCAGAAAGGTTTATCTTGTTGATGAGCCGATGGCGGCGGGCATTGGAGCCGGACTGCCGATTACCGAACCAACCGCGTCAATGATCGTTGATATCGGCGGCGGTACGACGGAAGTTGCAATCATGTCACTTGCCGATATCTCCAGCTGCTCGTCTATACGCGTTGGCGGCGATGATTTTGATGAATCTATAATATCACATCTTAAAAGAACTTACAATTTGTTAATCGGCGAGGCACGCGCTGAGAAGGTAAAAATACAAATCGGCTCTGCCGCTCCTCTTGGCGAAGAAATGACGATGGAAGTTGCCGGACGTGATACAATCTCTGGACTTCCGCGAAAAATTGTTATAACGAGCGAAGAAATCCGAGAAGCACTCAAAGAACCTATCTCTCAAATCATTGAATGCGTTACAGTTACGCTCGAAAAGGCAGAGCCTGAATTGGCTGCGGACCTGATCGACAACGGAATACATATCTGCGGCGGCGGGGCAATGCTTAGAAGTCTGGATAAGGTATTATCACAGGCAACGGGAATTTCTGTTACGATCGCGGACGATCCGCTCACATGCGTTGCCCGGGGAACAAACGTTTACTTAGAAAACCTCGAACAATGGAAAGATACAATGGACCAGGCGGATTACACCTGGGATTAA